ACTGCGTTACGAACTGGACATCCCCAACACTACGCTCGGGCGCGACGTGGCAGAACTGGCCCGCCGCGGGGATCTGCGCGGCAGTTCCTTTCAGTTCGTCACACGAACCGAGAAGAGATACGAGGACGGGGGCCGGACAATTCGCGAGTTGACCGACGTGCAGTTGATCGAGTTGGGGCCGGTGTGGTGTCCAGCGTACTCCGGCACTTCAACGGGACTATCGGGTTCGGGGCATCCCTCGCGGGCGAGCGCAGACGCGGATCTGATCGCCGTGCAACTCGCGCTGATGGCGATGGACGAAAGCGAGGAGCGCGAAGAAACTCTCAGCCCGCGCGCTCGTGAGATGGTCTCGCTATCGGCCAAGTGCCGGCGGATCGCCAGTGAATGTGACCGGGCTCGTATTGCCTCGACGCTTCGGCTCGATGGACAACGCCCGCCGAAGTCAAAAGATCCACAAATGATCTGCGAATTTTGCGGCGAAGACGAACTCGACGCTTGTTTCTGTTAGCCGATCGAACACTGGTCGGCGCGGTGCCGGTCGGTTCCGTGAACCAGAAATCTACGGAGTGAAAATGACTGACAGCGAACGCGATTTGCTTGCCATCGAAGCCGTGTTGAGTGAACCAGAGGAGCGGCCGGGGCCACGGCCCAAACAACGGGCCGCGAAGAAGCTAGCGCCGGCGCCGGCAGTCGAGGATGACGACTTCGGCGACGATGAACTCGACGAGACGGACGAAGCCGACTTCGAGGCCGATGAGAGCGATGAAGCCGGCGAGAACACTGCGATCGAGGTGCGGCCTGTGCCGTCGCTCGGTTGCGCTTCCCGGGTGCCGGTGACGTTTGGTGTCGATGTCGAGGCCGACCCGGAGTTGATCGCGGCGCGCGAGCGATTCGAGAAGATTGAGGTGCGCTACCGCGACGTGGCGCAACAGCTTGCGGTACTGCGCGAGAAGTGCGGGCTCGCGGCCGGCGCGCCCATACCGGATCAGCACAAACTCCACGTGATGATCGCCAACGCGATCGTGGCCGGAACCGGGACACTCGATCCGTCGGCGTTCGCGGCCCTGTCTGGCACCGCGATCGCCGAGAAGACGCTTCGCGAGGCTGGTGAGAAGGTCGCGAAGCAAGTCAATGACGCGCGGTTGCGAGCTATTACGCGGTGCGCGCCGAAAGTGTTAGCTGCGCTCGCCCCGGAAATGTCGGAGATGGCCCGGGCGTGGGCAGTGATGTTGAAGGTGGCCGACGCACTCGGTGCGAAGATTAACGAGTTCAATGCGGCCGGCTGGCGTTCGCTGGGTGGCTCTCAGATCCCCGCGCTCCCGATTGGGCCGTACTCGAACGTCACGCTGAACCCGTTCGACGCGACCCGAACACTTCAGGATCTTATCGCAGCCAAGTTGCTCAGCCGCGACGACGTAGCCGGGTTGCCGGGGTTCGATCCGCGGTAATCGTTCTCCCACGCGCCGGCGAGTGCCGGCGCCTTTCCGCCAGCCACTTTTAGGAGCCGCTGTGCCTGACGCATTCGCGAATTGCTCTGCAGGACTCGAAAGCCCCTACGAACATTGTGCCCTCATCGTGCCATCGGACAGCGCGGATCTGCCGTTCTCCACGCGCGGGATCTCGTTCGGAGCCGCGGGCATGGTCCGGGTTACGATGATCGGGGGCGAAACCGTCACGATTCCATCAGGTGCTCTCGCGGCAGGCGCGATCCACGCCCTTCGTGTTGTGCGGGTTCATTCGACGGGCACAACTGCCACGGGATTGGTCGCGTACTGGTGACATCATCCGCGTCGGTACTGGCCGGCGCGTTCTTTACACCTCTCGCTTTGGTGGTCAATGTCGACGCAAACGATTGGGACCGGCGCGGTTGTCCTCACGGCCGATGCCGATGGGCTCCTGAAGGGCTTGAAGAAGGCCGAAAAAGACACCGCGTCGTGGGCGGACCGAACGGGCAAGAAGATCAACGGGACGGCCGAATCGCTCGAAAAGCTGAACAAGATTCCGGCGCTCCTGGGGCTGGGGCTGACGGGCGCGATCGCGTCGCTCGGGGGCGCCGTCGGAAGCGGGTTCTCGAACCTCGTGACAAAGGCGGATCAGTTCAATAAGGCGATGGAGCGCTCGATCGAGCTGAACGAGAAGCTCGCGAAGGTGATGGATCACCGCGCGGAGGCGAACGCGGCGCGACTGGAGGCACTCTCAGCGACTCCGGCCGGGCGGTTGGCCGAAATTGAAAATCAGCTCAAGGCCGTCGACGCGGAGGTTGGAGCTGCCGAGAAGGGCAAACACCTCGCGGTGCGCGAGCGAGACCTGTCGCTCATTCAGAGCGACGTGAAAAATGGCCACTGGGCGGAGCGCCAAGCCGAGCGCGCTCGGCTTGGTTTAGCGTACATTGCCGGGCAACTCGAAACCTACCAGAAGCCGTTCGAGGACAACCTCAAGGCCGCGGACGAGCGGTTGCAAAAGGCGCTCGAACTGCGCCGGGTGCTGAACTTAGAGAAGGATAAGATCCTCGATCCCGAACGGGATATCGCGAAGATCGGTGAGATTCTCCAACTTACCGAGGCATTCAAGGTTCAAACAGCGACCCTCGGCAAAACCGAGACCGCGGCCAAAGCTCTTGAGCTGTCGTTCCGGGGATTCACCGAGGGGCAGATTTCCCGGTACAAGGTCGCGGCCGATATCGCGGACAAGACCGCGGAGGGCTTCGACCGCGTTGCAACGGCCGTGGGCGGGGCCGCGGGCATCATTGGCGGCGCCGATTACGAGAAGATGAAGGCCGTCACGGACGCGATCAAAAAGCAAGGGGATACGCTCGGCTTCACGGCGAACGAGCTTCAGCGCTACGAACTGAAACTGGCGGGATTCGCGGACCGGCAGATTAAGGAAATCGAGAAGCTCCAAGACAAAACAGAAGCCCTCGTGAACGTGTACAACGTCGCGGCGGCGATCGCGGGCGGGGTTAAGGACGCCAAGATGGACACCGGCGGCCCGTACCTCGCGGGCGCGGCGCAGGCGCGGACCGCGGAGGCGTACTCGCAGGTGGCGAACTTCCGCGCGGGGAACGCTGTCGCCGGGTTCGGGATGTCGGATTCGCCGGTTCAGATCGCGAAAGAGAACCTCAAGAACACCAAAGAGCAGATCCGCAAGCTACAGCGTCTCGTGGACCTGTTGGAGCGGTCACAATTTATCAAGGTGGTCACGTGAGCGCGATCAGCGTCAACAAGACTTACGAGGGGCGCGCTGTGCTGGATGGGGTTCGCAGTGCAATGCGGTTGGTCGGCGCGCCCGATCGCGTGGCGATTGCCCCGTTCACCGCGTGCGGGCGAACTGTCCACCTCAGAACGTTGGGCGCGGAGCGGCAAGCTGCACTGTTCATGTACAGTCGCGAGCATCCTGGCGACGTTGCGGGCTACTTGCTGCGGATCATTGCCGCGTCTGCCTGTGATCGGCACGGCAACGCGATCTTTACGCCTGAGCAAGCTGGCGGGCTCAGCGCCGATTTTGCTGCTGCAGTTCTCGATGAGATCATTGCTCGCAACCGAATGGACTGCGTTCCCGCGGAGGCAATCGCCTGAACATCTAATAGACGCGCACCAAAGTGTCCGGGTGGGGGTAGGGGTCTGGATTCTACAGCCTCACCCCCTGTGGACCCTTCCGACCTGACGCAAAAACTCAAACTGGTTTCGCAAACTCTTTTTCCCCCACACCGAGGGTTTAATGGGAGCGCGTGGCCCCAAGAAAGGGCAGTACAGCATGCGGCCGATGCCAAAGGGGGCGCCCGCCCCTGTTCGCGGCGGGACGCGCTACAAGTCCGGCGCACCAGATCGGCCGAAGCATCTGGGCAAAGCGGCCCGGAAGGTGTGGGATCGGACCGTGAAGGAGATGGACGCGGCCGGGGCGCTGGCCGTCGCCGATCGTGACGTTCTCGCGGTCTACTGCGTCGCGGTCGCGGACCTCGAAGCGCTCAGCGCGGAGATCGAGCGGGATGGGCTGATGATCGACATTCCGACGTTCGACCGCAACGGGCGCCCGACCGGGGCCACGAACCGCAAACCGCACCCGGGGCTGAAGTGGCGCGCGGACCTGATGAATAAGGTCCGCCAGTATGCGGAGACTTTGGGGCTGACTCCAGCAGCCCGCTCACGAGCGGGGGCGGCGCCTGAAGCGGCACCGACGGCGGCAACGAACAAGGTCATTGCACTTCGGGACCGCATCGCGGCGTTGCGGGCGGACGACTAACAGGAGTCGAGAATGCAGGAAGACATTGAACGTTGTCAACGCGACCAGCGAGCGACGGCAACGGATGTGGCGCGACTTCGGGCAACGGTCGCGCGGCAGGCGAAACAGATCGCCGAACTGTACGCGCTCATTCGGGGGCAGGCCGCAGACCGGGCGGCTGATCGTCAGGCGATCGACACGGGATTCGTGTCCGCGACACAAGCGATTCGGGACGTTGTGTAGTACCTGCGGCAGATCAACTCGCTACAGGTACTACTGGCTTTATTTGTCTTCGCCAGCAAGCACCTTAAGGAACGCAACGCGAGCTGCTGCTGCTGGGCTCGGCCCAACGATCTTGGGATTCTTTTTTAGCTCTTCTTCCTTTTCTTTCTTTGCTTTCAGCGCTGCTGCGACAGCCTTCTTGTAGGTTGCATCGTTGATGAGAGTATCTGTAATCTCCTTTTCAGTTTTCACCTTCACAAACACGCCATCGAGTGAGTGTGGGGGAAGGGCGCCAACTGGTGGCTTTTCGTCCTTCTTTTTATCGTCGGCTCCCGCGGGACCAAAAGAAAGTGCGAACATTGCGCATGCCAGAATCGCGAATACGCGAGTCATAGAAAAGTCCTCAAGATGACACCCAAAGAAAACCAACTGACACCATTGCCAGTTG
This region of Gemmata massiliana genomic DNA includes:
- a CDS encoding phage terminase small subunit P27 family, which encodes MGARGPKKGQYSMRPMPKGAPAPVRGGTRYKSGAPDRPKHLGKAARKVWDRTVKEMDAAGALAVADRDVLAVYCVAVADLEALSAEIERDGLMIDIPTFDRNGRPTGATNRKPHPGLKWRADLMNKVRQYAETLGLTPAARSRAGAAPEAAPTAATNKVIALRDRIAALRADD
- a CDS encoding spike base protein, RCAP_Rcc01079 family, whose protein sequence is MPDAFANCSAGLESPYEHCALIVPSDSADLPFSTRGISFGAAGMVRVTMIGGETVTIPSGALAAGAIHALRVVRVHSTGTTATGLVAYW